From Zingiber officinale cultivar Zhangliang chromosome 5B, Zo_v1.1, whole genome shotgun sequence, the proteins below share one genomic window:
- the LOC121984870 gene encoding glutaredoxin-C9-like produces the protein MRMVEVKNAATASSPFERVARMASGNAVVVFSVSSCCMCHVVKRLLLGLGVGPTVYELDQLDKAGSCEIQAVLEHLLAAGVATGGAGCSSTPTAPSATAVAVPAVFVGGKLLGGVEKVMSCHINGSLVPLLKQAGALWL, from the coding sequence ATGAGGATGGTGGAGGTGAAGAATGCGGCGACGGCGAGCAGCCCGTTCGAACGGGTGGCGAGGATGGCGAGCGGGAATGCGGTGGTGGTGTTCAGTGTTAGCAGCTGCTGCATGTGCCACGTGGTGAAGCGGCTGCTGCTGGGTCTGGGCGTCGGCCCCACCGTGTACGAGCTCGACCAACTCGACAAGGCCGGTAGCTGCGAGATCCAGGCCGTGCTGGAGCACCTTCTCGCCGCCGGGGTCGCCACTGGAGGTGCCGGGTGTTCCAGTACGCCAACGGCCCCCAGCGCCACAGCCGTCGCCGTGCCTGCCGTGTTCGTGGGTGGGAAGCTGCTCGGCGGTGTGGAGAAGGTGATGTCCTGCCATATTAATGGCTCGCTCGTGCCCCTTCTCAAGCAAGCCGGTGCTCTATGGCTTTAA
- the LOC121984869 gene encoding CBL-interacting protein kinase 23-like isoform X2, with amino-acid sequence MGSVGRTRVGKYELGRTLGEGTFAKVKFAKDVETGESVAIKIFEKDKILRHKMVGQIKREISTMKLIRHPNVIRMYEVIASKTKIYLVLEFIDGGELFDKIARNGKLKEDEARKYFQQLINAVDYCHSRGVFHRDLKPENLLLDATGVLKISDFGLSALPQQVREDGMLYTTCGTPNYVAPEVIKDKGYDGAKADLWSCGVILFVLMAGYLPFEETNLVSLYKKIFKAAFSCPNWFSTSAKKLIKRILDPNPQTRIAIPQIIENEWFKKGYQPPQFETADVNPVDVDAIFDESEEATNLVVERRKEKPDAMNAFDLISTSQGLNLGTLFEKQMVIIQ; translated from the exons ATGGGCTCGGTGGGACGGACGAGGGTGGGGAAATATGAGCTCGGGCGGACGCTGGGCGAGGGCACCTTCGCAAAGGTCAAGTTCGCCAAGGACGTGGAGACCGGTGAGAGCGTGGCCATCAAGATTTTCGAAAAAGATAAGATCTTGCGGCATAAGATGGTCGGCCAG ATAAAACGAGAAATCTCGACTATGAAACTGATTAGACATCCGAATGTTATACGGATGTACGAG GTCATAGCCAGCAAGACGAAGATATACTTGGTTTTAGAATTTATAGATGGTGGCGAACTCTTTGACAAAATT GCTCGGAACGGAAAATTAAAGGAAGATGAAGCTAGAAAGTACTTTCAACAATTGATCAATGCCGTGGATTACTGTCATAGTAGAGGCGTCTTCCACCGCGATCTCAAG CCTGAGAATCTGTTGCTGGATGCTACTGGTGTTCTTAAGATTTCAGATTTCGGACTTAGTGCACTACCTCAGCAAGTTCGT gaAGATGGAATGCTTTACACTACATGTGGTACTCCGAACTATGTTGCTCCTGAG GTGATCAAGGACAAAGGTTATGATGGGGCTAAAGCAGATCTATGGTCATGTGGCGTGATTCTTTTCGTCCTCATGGCAGGTTATTTGCCGTTCGAAGAAACCAATCTAGTTTCGTTATACAAAAAG ATCTTCAAAGCAGCCTTCTCCTGTCCAAATTGGTTCTCTACGAGTGCAAAGAAACTTATCAAGCGAATTTTAGATCCAAACCCCCAAACT CGCATCGCGATTCCACAAATCATTGAGAATGAATGGTTTAAGAAGGGATATCAACCACCTCAGTTTGAGACGGCAGATGTCAATCCAGTTGATGTGGATGCGATCTTCGACGAGTCAGAG GAAGCAACAAATCTTGTGGTTGAGCGACGCAAGGAAAAGCCAGACGCAA